The Oryza glaberrima chromosome 5, OglaRS2, whole genome shotgun sequence DNA segment CTCACACATTCGTAGGAAAGTCTGTTCAAAGTTTTAGCAACTACTATCTtcgtttttaatatatgatgtttgatcattcgttttatttaaattttttatgtaaatataaaaatatttaaatcatccTTAAAGAAACATTCGATAATAAAtcaataaatcaagtcacaataaaataaataataattacataattttttttaataaagatGAACGGTGAAACGTATCTCAAAAAAGTCCATGGTGTCCTACAAAGTTTAAATCATGGAGTCCAAAGAAACACAAATTAAGCAACATAAAACTAGTGCATTGCACTGCTGTCCTGAAGGCTAGCAAAAGAAGTGGAATATGTTCTTTTTGAAGCAGCAACATGTGCACTCTTCATCCTCAGCACTGGAGCCGTTGCAGTGGCGCCCTCCAGCCAAACTTCAATTTGAATTAATGATCTCATTTTGTAACCTGCCTTAGCAGTCGATCTCCTCGTCGTgactttttcttgtttttcgaCCAAAGTCTTTGCTAAGAAAACTCTTGCAAAAGCCAATAGCGTGCACATCTATACAATCTCAAATTCTCAATTCTACAGGAATTCTGTTATgaatttcatatgaattagttcaGTTCCGTAGGGAGAAAGAGAAAGCCTAAAATGGAACCAGCAATACTATCATGTAATGTAAAATTatacatgaatatatatacacattagATTATCATCAATAGGTAAACATTCTGTACATTATGTCAACTTGTCAAGCTTCATCTCGAACTAAATTAACATGATAATCTGACACAATAAGCAACAGCTAGCTAATCTCCAATGGCAGCATCAGCCagcagctgagctgagctgatcgATCAAACCGGCAGCTCtaaccggccggcggcggcggcggcggcggcggcgagctcgtcgacgacgtcggcgcggcAGATCGGGCAAGTCGAGTGCGAGCTCAGCCACGCGTCGATGCACTCCACGTGGAACATGTGCTTGcacgccggcagccgccgcaccacctCGCCGACCTGCACCAGCCCCAGGCATATCACGCACTGCGCCCACCCcgacccggccgccgcgccgccgtcctcgccgccgccgccgccgttcaccCTCTTGTACTCGAACGCCGGGATCGCCGACAcgatggccgcggcggcgacatcaccgccgccgccgctgctgccggtgCTCCGAGCAGCCTGATGAGCCCCCACGATGAAGACCACGTCgttgggcgccgccgccgccgccgtgccgcccacggcggcgcgccgccgccggaccctGAGGTAGAGGAAGGacagcacgacggcggcggcggtgatgacgACGGCCCAGatgaggccggcgacgaggtagaGGAtgacgaaggagaagaagatgccGAAGGTGAGCAGCACCACCAGCGtgcggtcgccgtcgtcgccgtcgtacGGACTACGGCCGCCCGGCTGCAGGTCATGGTGCACCGCCGGCGAGATCCCGGACAAGAACATGCTAACCCTCTAGGCTCTACTCTAGCTCAAAAATTATCAAGTGCATATGCCCAAATTAATGCATGTTCATCTTTGCAATGTAGTAACACCTGTACATGTGGGTGCTTAACTTATGTGCTTAATTGcaatgttaattaattacatgcatTATAGGGTAGCTGAAGCAATTAGCAGCATAGTTAATTCACAggataatttatttgtttgtttttgttttgtccAGAAGACAGAGTGATGACCATTTGGCCAATGAGGAGGAGTAAGAGTTGGGGTTGTTAATATTGactttcttcttgttgttggagaCATGTACAAGTTTCAGAACTCAATCCAGACATTAATGCTTGGATTTGATCTTGGTTTAGTATTTAATTGTGGGAGACAAATGCATGATTACACTTGAAGCAGTTCAGTTACATCGTCATTGTCCATTAAGGTTAGCTGAATCTATGTTTAAGTGTATGCTTGTTTGGGTCATGCTTTTATACTTGTCAACCAACTTGCACGGAAGTGATCTACTCGGTGGTTGGTTCTTCACTAAATAATCCCCATAAACTCAGATTAATCCCCATAAACTCAGTGGACCGTGAGAGCTTAATCTTCATAATTCGTTGAACTGGAGTAATTGTGAAGCTTAATCCTTTCTAAATTGTTCAACTATGGTGAACGAAAGTTGTATGGTTATATTTTCGCTAGAATGTATTTGAATGACATTTTATATTTGAAGTATatactaatttatttataactaaataacAGCCAGGTTTAGGTTGAAGGGTGTAAAGTGAATGTTTTGAAAAGTCAAGGGATTAATAGTCTagcctgaaaaaaaatatagggttGACTTTCATACTTTCATAGGTAACAAGTTAAAAGTCTAGGAGAGGGGCCGGGGAGACTCAATCGGTGAATAGTACTCCCTTCATATTCGTAAAGGAAGTCGGTTATgacaatgtttaagttaaaCCTTGGGagataaatcatgaataactctcacgttgttgagtttgaaaacataaaaattatatgaatagatttgttttgaaaaatactttcataaaagtatacatatatcactttttaataaatatttttatagaaacaagaagttaaagttgtgttttgaagaccgtgtcac contains these protein-coding regions:
- the LOC127774992 gene encoding RING-H2 finger protein ATL74-like, giving the protein MFLSGISPAVHHDLQPGGRSPYDGDDGDRTLVVLLTFGIFFSFVILYLVAGLIWAVVITAAAVVLSFLYLRVRRRRAAVGGTAAAAAPNDVVFIVGAHQAARSTGSSGGGGDVAAAAIVSAIPAFEYKRVNGGGGGEDGGAAAGSGWAQCVICLGLVQVGEVVRRLPACKHMFHVECIDAWLSSHSTCPICRADVVDELAAAAAAAAGRLELPV